Genomic window ([Empedobacter] haloabium):
GCCATGACGAACATCGACTTCACCGCGGACGACGTCCGCAAATCCCTGTTCAGTTTTTCCGTGCCGATGATGTTGCTGTCGGTGCTCGACTATGCCGGCATGTTCGTCGCGCTGGGCTGGTTGCTGGCGATGACGGAGCTGCAGCAGTTGCCGGCCACCTTCCGTATCGCGGTCGCCTCCGTGTCGCTGCTGGAGGCGTTGTTCAGCGGCCTGCTGGCCGCCGTCTATGTGTATGCCAACCAGGCATTCGGTCGCAAGGACCATGAGCAGTGCAAGTACCTGCTCAACTTCGGCTTCGGCGTGAGCGTCGTCATCGCCCTCGTCATCGCCGTCACCGGGCGCTTCTGCACGCAGTACCTGATCTCCGTGTTCGGTGTCGACCCGCTGGTGAAACAGCAGGTACTGTCCTACCTGGACGTCTACTGGTACGGCTACCTGTTCGTCATCGTCCACATCTACGGCGGGCTGCTGGCGCGCATGGCCGGCGCCGTGTCCGTGATCCGCCGCTTCAAGATCGTCACGTTCGTCAGCAGCGTGGCGTTGTGCCCCGTCTTCATCTGGCTGGGCACGCGCGCCGGCTTCGGCGCGCTGGAAGCCGCGGCGGCCGCGCTGATGGCGTCGCGCGTGGCGGGGCTGCTGGTGCTGCGTCATGACATGGGGCGCCACAAGGTGTTCCCGTTCCGCCTCGGCATCGATTTCGTGCCGCGCCGGCTGTTTACCCAGTGGGGCGAACTGGTACGGCTGGGCGGCGCCGAGACGCTCAACTCGTTCTCCCTGAGCCTGTCCTTCTACCTGCTGTTCCTGCTGTTCTCGTTCTACGAGCCGGGCACCCTGGAGGCGGTCACGGTGACCCAATACGTGACGGGCTTCTTCCAGACGATCCTGATGAGTGCCATCGTCACGATGATCCCGTTCACGGCGCAGAACGCGGGCGGGCGCAAGCTCGCCAATATCCGCGTCGGCGTGCGCTGGATGGCCAGCGCCACGTTCGTGCTGGCGGCGCTGCCGATGATTCCGTTCATCCTGCTGGCGCCGCATTTCATCCACTTCTTCGTCACCGATCCGGACATCGCGGCGCGGGCGGTCAGCTACGTGCGCATCACGTCCATTCCCTGGGCCGTACTGATGGCGTCCTTCCCCTTCCTGTTCGCCATCATCGGCCTGGGCGACACGCGCGGCACGCTGCTGCTGACCATCTGGTCCATGTACCTGTGCAACCTGGTGCCGGTGATCGTCATCCGCCTGGCCTTTGGCGGCAGCCTGACCCTGGCCGCGTACGCGGAGTCGGTGTCGGATGTGCTGATCTTCGTCGGCTTCTACCTGTACTACCTGCGCAAGGAGAAGGGCCTGGAGCGCGAGTGGGCCGGACAGCAGGCCGCCGAAGGATCGGGCGGCGGCAAGCTTGCGGCGTCGGGAGCGCTGTGATGAAGGCCCTTATCGCAATGGGCGAGCGGACCGCGCGGCAGGTCGCCGCGCTGGAAACCTGCAACGCCACCCTGCATGGCACCACGGTGCATTTCGCCCTGGTCGAGCGTCCCGATATCGACCTGGACCCGGCCGACCCGGACCATGCGCACGACGTTCTGGTACGGGTGCACGCCTTTTCCTGCAACTACCGCGAAAAAGGCCGGCTGTTGCAGGCGGCCCGCCGCGAGGCCGGT
Coding sequences:
- a CDS encoding MATE family efflux transporter, with amino-acid sequence MTNIDFTADDVRKSLFSFSVPMMLLSVLDYAGMFVALGWLLAMTELQQLPATFRIAVASVSLLEALFSGLLAAVYVYANQAFGRKDHEQCKYLLNFGFGVSVVIALVIAVTGRFCTQYLISVFGVDPLVKQQVLSYLDVYWYGYLFVIVHIYGGLLARMAGAVSVIRRFKIVTFVSSVALCPVFIWLGTRAGFGALEAAAAALMASRVAGLLVLRHDMGRHKVFPFRLGIDFVPRRLFTQWGELVRLGGAETLNSFSLSLSFYLLFLLFSFYEPGTLEAVTVTQYVTGFFQTILMSAIVTMIPFTAQNAGGRKLANIRVGVRWMASATFVLAALPMIPFILLAPHFIHFFVTDPDIAARAVSYVRITSIPWAVLMASFPFLFAIIGLGDTRGTLLLTIWSMYLCNLVPVIVIRLAFGGSLTLAAYAESVSDVLIFVGFYLYYLRKEKGLEREWAGQQAAEGSGGGKLAASGAL